The following are encoded in a window of Cygnus olor isolate bCygOlo1 chromosome 21, bCygOlo1.pri.v2, whole genome shotgun sequence genomic DNA:
- the EFHD2 gene encoding EF-hand domain-containing protein D2 isoform X2, with protein MLVGMGHRSTRRGQSPGALRYDAGRDSFIDLMELKLMMEKLGAPQTHIGLKNMIKEVDEDLDSKLSFREFLLIFRKAAAGELQEDSGLHALARLSEIDVSTEGVKGAKSFFEAKAQAITEASRFEEEIRAEQEEKKKQAEELKQRKAAFKELQSAFAQ; from the exons ATGCTCGTGGGCATGGGGCACCGAAGCACACGCCGTGGGCAATCCCCCGGTGCCCTGAG GTACGACGCGGGGAGGGACAGCTTCATCGACCTGATGGAGCTGAAGCTGATGATGGAGAAGCTGGGAGCGCCGCAGACGCACATTGGCCTGAAGAACATGATCAAGGAGGTGGACGAGGACCTGGACAGCAAGCTGAGCTTCCGCGAG TTCCTGCTGATCTTCCGCAAGGCGGCAGCAGGcgagctgcaggaggacagcgGGCTGCACGCTCTGGCCCGGCTCTCCGAGATTGACGTCTCGACGGAGGGTGTGAAGGGAGCCAAGAGCTTTTTTGAGGCCAAG GCGCAGGCCATTACCGAGGCCAGCCGCTTCGAGGAGGAgatcagagcagagcaggaagagaagaagaagcaGGCGGAGGagctgaagcagaggaaggCGGCATTCAAGGAGCTGCAGTCCGCCTTCGCGCAGTGA
- the EFHD2 gene encoding EF-hand domain-containing protein D2 isoform X1, with protein MAAEELAERLGRRLGMQEGETEQQRGHEAEPGPGPGPLPPGSPAGRAGGAEGSPGGGRRLFSPAAEFREFSRRQLRDMERLFRQYDAGRDSFIDLMELKLMMEKLGAPQTHIGLKNMIKEVDEDLDSKLSFREFLLIFRKAAAGELQEDSGLHALARLSEIDVSTEGVKGAKSFFEAKAQAITEASRFEEEIRAEQEEKKKQAEELKQRKAAFKELQSAFAQ; from the exons ATGGCGGCGGAGGAGCTGGCGGAGAGGCTGGGCCGGCGGCTGGGGATGCAGGAGGGAGAAACGGAGCAGCAGCGGGGGCACGAagcggagccggggccggggccgggcccgctccccccgggcagccccgcggggagggcggggggcGCCGAGGGgtcccccggggggggccgccGCCTCTTCAGCCCCGCGGCGGAGTTCCGCGAGTTCTCCCGGCGACAGCTCCGCGACATGGAGCGGCTCTTCCGACA GTACGACGCGGGGAGGGACAGCTTCATCGACCTGATGGAGCTGAAGCTGATGATGGAGAAGCTGGGAGCGCCGCAGACGCACATTGGCCTGAAGAACATGATCAAGGAGGTGGACGAGGACCTGGACAGCAAGCTGAGCTTCCGCGAG TTCCTGCTGATCTTCCGCAAGGCGGCAGCAGGcgagctgcaggaggacagcgGGCTGCACGCTCTGGCCCGGCTCTCCGAGATTGACGTCTCGACGGAGGGTGTGAAGGGAGCCAAGAGCTTTTTTGAGGCCAAG GCGCAGGCCATTACCGAGGCCAGCCGCTTCGAGGAGGAgatcagagcagagcaggaagagaagaagaagcaGGCGGAGGagctgaagcagaggaaggCGGCATTCAAGGAGCTGCAGTCCGCCTTCGCGCAGTGA
- the EFHD2 gene encoding EF-hand domain-containing protein D2 isoform X3: MELKLMMEKLGAPQTHIGLKNMIKEVDEDLDSKLSFREFLLIFRKAAAGELQEDSGLHALARLSEIDVSTEGVKGAKSFFEAKAQAITEASRFEEEIRAEQEEKKKQAEELKQRKAAFKELQSAFAQ, encoded by the exons ATGGAGCTGAAGCTGATGATGGAGAAGCTGGGAGCGCCGCAGACGCACATTGGCCTGAAGAACATGATCAAGGAGGTGGACGAGGACCTGGACAGCAAGCTGAGCTTCCGCGAG TTCCTGCTGATCTTCCGCAAGGCGGCAGCAGGcgagctgcaggaggacagcgGGCTGCACGCTCTGGCCCGGCTCTCCGAGATTGACGTCTCGACGGAGGGTGTGAAGGGAGCCAAGAGCTTTTTTGAGGCCAAG GCGCAGGCCATTACCGAGGCCAGCCGCTTCGAGGAGGAgatcagagcagagcaggaagagaagaagaagcaGGCGGAGGagctgaagcagaggaaggCGGCATTCAAGGAGCTGCAGTCCGCCTTCGCGCAGTGA
- the LOC121058444 gene encoding chymotrypsin-C-like produces the protein CRAAYGCGQPAVPPQLGTRVVGGEDAVAHSWPWQISLQYSRNGGWSHTCGGTLIAPSWVLTAAHCISSSLTYRVVLGEYDLTAEDDGAVVADVEKLIVHENWNSYFVINDIALIKLTQPVQESVSIQAACLPPSGLELPNDYPCEITGWGRLWSKQGAAVGVGGEWDGDRAPQVRGEAVVAANGPLADVLQQALLPVVDYSTCSQSDWWGGLVRTSMVCAGGDGVVSGCNGDSGGPLSCQRDGLWEVHGIVSFGSSWGCNTFKKPTVFTRVSAYIDWINEKISAN, from the exons TGTCGCGCAGCCTACGGATGCGGGCAGCCGGCCGTGCCGCCCCAGCTGGGCACCCGCGTGGTGGGCGGTGAGGATGCCGTAGCCCACAGCTGGCCGTGGCAG ATCTCGCTGCAGTACAGCCGCAACGGGGGCTGGAGCCACACGTGTGGTGGGACCCTCATCGCCCCCAGCTGGGTGCTGACGGCCGCCCACTGCATCAG CTCGAGCCTGACGTACCGCGTGGTGCTGGGTGAGTACGACCTGACCGCAGAGGACGATGGCGCCGTGGTGGCGGACGTGGAGAAGCTCATCGTGCACGAGAACTGGAACTCCTACTTCGTCAT CAACGACATCGCCCTGATCAAGCTGACGCAGCCGGTGCAGGAGAGCGTGAGCATCCAGGCAGCCTGCTTGCCGCCCAGCGGCCTGGAGCTGCCCAACGACTACCCCTGCGAAATTACCGGCTGGGGACGCCTCTGGAGTAAGCAGGGGGCGGCcgtgggggtggggggggaatgGGATGGGGACCGGGCGCCGCAGGTGCGAGGCGAGGCTGTCGTTGCAGCGAACGGGCCCCTGGCTGACGTCCTGCAGCAGGCGCTGCTGCCGGTGGTGGACTACAGCACCTGCTCGCAGAGCGACTGGTGGGGCGGCCTGGTGCGCACCTCCATGGTGTGCGCGGGTGGCGACGGCGTCGTCTCGGGCTGCAAC GGGGATTCGGGCGGCCCCCTGAGCTGCCAGCGCGACGGGCTCTGGGAGGTGCACGGCATCGTCAGCTTCggctcctcctggggctgcaACACGTTCAAGAAGCCGACCGTCTTCACGCGGGTGTCTGCCTACATCGACTGGATCAACGAG AAAATCAGTGCCAACTGA
- the CASP9 gene encoding caspase-9 translates to MEERRRRALRRSRVLLVEGLRLEPLWAPLRDRGVFTAAMVEELQSLGTRREQARQLVIDLESRGQQAFPVFVSILRDTGQGELADALSEACGSLPSQPRDLRPVELEPSGEKHGKSESTVERLSIPVQDKSEQFRAPPAPAQGSAVDKSDHNLVYQMKADPCGHCLIINNITFSPDSSLSTRVGSDVDCERLEKRFKSLCFRVQTLKDLKAQEINAKLRSLAQQDHSALDCCLVVILSHGCQTSHNQFPGGIYGTDGKSIPVEKIVKHFDGSNCPSLRGKPKLFFIQACGGDQKDQGFEVDCESPKDEACRSSVESDATPFQALSGNMDEPDAVASLPTPSDILVSYSTFPGFVSWRDKSSGSWYVETLDSVLEQHARSEDLLTMLLWVANVVSAKGRFKQIPGCFNFLRKKFFFMCK, encoded by the exons atggaggagcggcggcggcgggcgctgaGGCGGAGccgggtgctgctggtggaggggCTGCGGCTGGAGCCGCTCTGGGCGCCGCTGAGGGACCGCGGCGTGTTCACGGCGGCCatggtggaggagctgcag AGTCTCGGCACACGCAGGGAGCAGGCCCGGCAGCTGGTTATCGACCTGGAGAGCCGCGGGCAGCAGGCTTTCCCCGTGTTCGTCTCGATCCTGCGGGATACAGGGCAGGGCGAGCTGGCGGATGCGCTGAGCGAGGCATGCGGGAGCCTGCCGTCGCAGCCCAGAGACCTGAGGCCTGTGGAGCTGGAGCCGAGTGGAGAAAAGCATGGTAAAA GTGAGAGCACCGTGGAACGCTTGTCCATCCCAGTCCAAGACAAGAGCGAACAATTTCGAGCACCTCCTGCACCAGCCCAGG GTTCAGCTGTCGACAAGAGCGACCACAATCTG GTCTACCAGATGAAGGCAGACCCTTGTGGACACTGCCTGATCATCAACAACATCACCTTCAGCCCAGACTCCAGTCTGTCGACTCGAGTCGGATCCGATGTGGACTGCGAGAGGCTGGAGAAGCGCTTCAAGTCCTTGTGCTTCCGCGTCCAGACCTTGAAGGATCTCAAAGCTCAG GAAATCAATGCAAAGCTGCGGAGCCTGGCGCAGCAGGACCACAGTGCCCTGGACTGCTGCCTGGTGGTCATCCTCTCCCACGGCTGTCAG acaAGCCATAATCAGTTTCCTGGAGGGATTTATGGAACGGACGGAAAAAGTATTCCAGTTGAAAAGATTGTGAAACATTTCGATGGGTCCAATTGCCCAAGTTTGAGAGGAAAACCCAAACTCTTCTTCATCCAGGCCTGTGGTGGAG aCCAAAAAGATCAAGGATTTGAAGTGGATTGCGAATCACCCAAAGATGAAGCTTGCAGAAGTTCCGTAGAGTCGGATGCGACTCCTTTTCAGGCTCTGTCGGGTAATATGGACGAGCCAGATGCTGTAGCCAGTTTGCCCACGCCCAGTGACATCTTGGTGTCCTATTCAACCTTTCCAG GTTTTGTCTCCTGGAGGGATAAGTCAAGCGGCTCATGGTATGTGGAAACGCTGGACAGCGTGCTGGAACAGCACGCCCGTTCTGAAGACCTGCTAACCATGTTACTGTGG GTGGCAAATGTTGTATCTGCCAAGGGGAGGTTCAAGCAGATCCCGGGCTGTTTCAACTTCCTCCGTAAAAAATTCTTCTTCATGTGCAAGTGA